One Verrucomicrobiia bacterium genomic region harbors:
- the treZ gene encoding malto-oligosyltrehalose trehalohydrolase: MFSHFGAHFDEKEVHYQTWAPSQPQLNIVIQNEQGKILRSLPMQKDREGFHSIKDTNGKAGDFYQLQLSDGRLIPDPSSHYQPFGIHGSSQVIDHGSYIWKNSVTKPIDMRDLIIYELHIGTFTHQGTYQAAIPKLPHLKNLGVTAIELMPLSDFSGRWNWGYDGVMLFAPARCYGTTEDLKHFVDAAHEQELHVILDVVYNHFGPIGNYWHVLTPELFDTSKHTVWGAAISYDIKKTKAVRQLYLENLKYWKNCYQIDGLRLDATHAIYDDSDPHIFAELTRQAHQLDMILIAEDERNERLLLLEREKKGYGFNAVWADDFHHSVRVHLTNEHMGCLKDFTGNPEEITKILNEGWLYSGQESRHLKACRGTACRDLKSYQFIWCISNHDQVGNRPLGQALHHYINWESYAAAVGLLCFSPFTPLLFMGQEWASDSPFLYFTDHPGELGKLITEGRKKDFKEFYEGCHPEQLKNIPDPQDEKTFFSSKLDWENLSKPNHQHIFKLHQKFIHYRRQWLELSLRERNQWEAVHFCDILRIFYQGDHYDLMVISALRKENLRPINIYQQLKSSALNWEILLSSNPENEKEKNRINLKTGELDFKKPETLVLIGNKKANENQRL; encoded by the coding sequence ATGTTTAGTCACTTCGGCGCTCATTTCGATGAAAAAGAAGTACACTATCAAACTTGGGCTCCCTCTCAACCTCAACTTAATATCGTGATTCAAAATGAGCAAGGAAAAATCCTGCGCTCATTACCTATGCAAAAAGATAGAGAGGGATTTCATTCGATAAAAGACACCAACGGAAAAGCTGGAGATTTTTATCAACTGCAACTCAGCGACGGTCGATTAATTCCCGATCCTTCTTCTCATTACCAGCCATTTGGCATCCATGGCTCTTCCCAAGTTATAGATCATGGGAGTTACATCTGGAAAAACTCCGTCACAAAGCCTATCGACATGCGAGATTTGATCATTTATGAGCTGCATATTGGCACTTTCACACACCAAGGCACTTATCAAGCCGCGATTCCCAAATTGCCACATTTGAAAAATCTTGGAGTCACTGCGATTGAACTCATGCCTCTTTCAGATTTTTCCGGTCGATGGAATTGGGGCTATGACGGCGTCATGCTATTTGCTCCGGCTCGCTGTTATGGAACAACGGAAGATTTAAAACATTTTGTCGATGCCGCCCATGAGCAAGAGCTTCATGTCATTTTGGATGTCGTCTATAATCACTTTGGTCCTATAGGAAATTATTGGCATGTGCTAACGCCCGAACTCTTCGACACTTCGAAACACACAGTCTGGGGCGCAGCCATTTCATACGATATCAAAAAAACAAAAGCTGTGCGCCAACTCTACCTTGAAAATTTGAAATATTGGAAAAATTGTTATCAGATCGATGGCCTGCGTTTGGATGCCACGCATGCTATTTATGACGATAGCGATCCTCACATTTTTGCTGAACTGACTCGCCAAGCGCACCAGCTCGACATGATTCTCATTGCAGAAGATGAAAGAAACGAACGGCTCTTGTTATTGGAACGAGAAAAAAAAGGCTACGGATTTAACGCAGTTTGGGCGGATGACTTTCATCACTCAGTTCGGGTTCATCTCACCAACGAACACATGGGCTGTCTTAAAGATTTTACTGGCAACCCGGAAGAAATTACTAAAATCCTTAATGAAGGGTGGCTCTATAGTGGGCAAGAATCACGCCATCTCAAAGCCTGTCGCGGCACAGCTTGTCGCGATCTAAAAAGCTATCAATTTATCTGGTGCATTTCTAATCATGACCAAGTTGGCAACCGTCCTTTAGGGCAAGCCTTGCATCATTATATTAATTGGGAAAGTTACGCTGCAGCGGTGGGTCTGCTCTGTTTTTCACCCTTCACCCCTCTGCTTTTTATGGGACAGGAATGGGCAAGCGATAGTCCTTTTCTTTATTTTACCGATCATCCCGGAGAACTAGGGAAATTGATTACTGAAGGTAGAAAAAAAGATTTTAAAGAATTTTACGAAGGTTGTCATCCCGAACAATTAAAAAACATTCCCGATCCTCAAGATGAAAAAACCTTTTTTTCTTCTAAATTAGATTGGGAAAACCTATCAAAACCCAATCATCAACACATTTTCAAACTTCATCAAAAATTCATTCATTATCGCCGCCAATGGCTCGAACTTTCCCTCCGTGAACGCAACCAATGGGAGGCGGTTCATTTTTGCGATATCCTGCGCATTTTTTATCAAGGCGATCATTACGATCTGATGGTGATTAGTGCATTGCGAAAAGAAAATCTTCGACCCATCAATATTTATCAACAACTCAAATCATCGGCTTTGAATTGGGAAATTTTACTTTCTTCCAATCCCGAAAATGAAAAAGAAAAAAATCGTATTAATTTAAAAACAGGAGAACTGGACTTTAAAAAGCCCGAAACGTTAGTATTAATTGGAAATAAAAAAGCCAATGAAAACCAGCGTCTTTAA
- the cysW gene encoding sulfate ABC transporter permease subunit CysW — protein sequence MAGIVNTITTKAKEKVRPPCVTTEAPWLRAILIGLVTVFVILFLLLPLLLVFKEAFSKGVMTYFSIFQDSASRHAIFLTLLTAAIVVPLNTIFGIAAAWAIVRFEFKGKRLLASLIDLPLWVSPVIGGLIYALMFGAHSRLGLWLQEHNIHIIFAVPGIVIATTFVTFPFVARGLIPLMQAQGKAEEEAALTLGANGWQVFSRITLPKIKWGLLYGMILCNARAMGEFGAVSVVSGHIRGKTNTVPLHIEILYNEYQFAAAFAVASLLSLLALLTLILKSYTEWRAAQNLKVSTT from the coding sequence ATGGCAGGCATCGTTAACACTATCACGACTAAAGCAAAAGAAAAAGTAAGGCCACCTTGCGTCACAACTGAGGCGCCGTGGTTGCGAGCCATTTTAATTGGATTGGTGACTGTTTTTGTGATTCTTTTTTTATTGTTGCCTTTGCTCTTAGTTTTTAAAGAGGCTTTTTCTAAAGGCGTGATGACTTATTTTTCAATTTTTCAAGACAGCGCTTCGCGACATGCTATTTTTCTTACGTTATTAACTGCAGCCATTGTGGTTCCACTTAATACGATTTTTGGCATTGCTGCAGCTTGGGCCATTGTTCGATTTGAATTTAAAGGAAAGCGTTTGTTAGCCAGTTTAATTGATTTGCCATTATGGGTCTCGCCAGTCATCGGAGGGTTAATCTATGCGTTAATGTTTGGCGCGCATAGTCGTTTGGGATTATGGCTACAAGAACATAATATTCACATTATTTTTGCCGTACCTGGCATTGTTATTGCAACTACCTTTGTCACCTTTCCTTTTGTCGCGCGTGGTTTGATTCCTTTAATGCAAGCGCAAGGCAAGGCAGAAGAAGAAGCGGCATTGACGTTGGGCGCTAATGGTTGGCAGGTTTTTTCCCGTATCACTTTGCCGAAAATTAAATGGGGTTTGCTGTATGGCATGATCCTTTGCAATGCGCGAGCTATGGGTGAATTCGGTGCGGTTTCTGTCGTCTCAGGACATATCCGAGGAAAAACGAATACCGTTCCGTTACACATCGAAATTCTTTATAATGAATATCAATTTGCAGCCGCTTTTGCTGTAGCCTCACTACTTTCTTTACTCGCTTTATTGACTTTAATCTTAAAATCCTATACCGAATGGCGCGCAGCGCAGAACTTGAAAGTATCCACCACTTAA
- the glgX gene encoding glycogen debranching protein GlgX, with product MKPGLGVAYPLGANWNGKGTNFALFSSTAKTVDLCLFDHIDAEHESMTMRMTEYTDQVWHIFLPGVGPGQLYGFRIDGDYNPSAGLRFNHNKVLLDPYAKAISGKTVWSREMFAFPLGSKNTDLDFDNEDNARYVPKSAVIDPSFNWEGDHPLGHPLHSSIIYEVHVQGFTKLCPHIPEEIRGTYSGMSHPFIIDYLKKLGVTTVELLPVHEHVDDWHLLNKNLSNYWGYNTIGFFSPEASYACRSDRAQQVNEFKQMIKTLHQAGIEVILDVVYNHTAEGNHLGPTLCFKGIDNPAYYRLVENDLRHYFDYTGAGNTFNVMHPRVLQLIMDSLRYWVLEMHVDGFRFDLASTLARELHAVNKLSAFFDIIHQDPVLSIVKLIAEPWDIGEGGYQIGNFPVLWAEWNGKYRDCVRKYWKGDDHSMGEFAYRITGSSDLYQTTGKRPYASINFVTAHDGFTLNDLVSYNGKHNEANLENNQDGENNNNSWNCGAEGPTQDEVVLKLRRKQRRNFLMTLFLSQGVPMLCSGDELARTQQGNNNSYCQDNELNWFNWDWSEESKTLLEMTQRLIQFRRDHPVFRRPKFFQGRPIRGTQIKDIMWFNVDGTEMTEEQWQVGYAKCFGLLLSGSTMDVRNSDGDPIQDGTFLLLFNSHHESIPFQLPGESVHRWNLLINTEEEKAFLDHPTLHPPNQPIQLEARSLMVLQLQDPHKKPTIEETKKNV from the coding sequence ATGAAACCCGGCTTAGGAGTGGCTTATCCTCTTGGCGCTAATTGGAATGGAAAAGGAACCAATTTTGCACTTTTTTCCAGCACTGCCAAAACGGTTGATCTCTGTTTATTTGATCATATTGACGCAGAACATGAATCCATGACAATGCGCATGACAGAGTACACCGATCAAGTCTGGCATATTTTTTTACCAGGAGTGGGGCCGGGTCAGCTTTATGGCTTTCGTATAGATGGAGATTATAATCCTTCAGCGGGCCTTCGCTTTAATCACAATAAAGTTTTATTGGATCCTTACGCCAAAGCGATTTCAGGCAAAACGGTATGGAGCCGAGAAATGTTTGCCTTCCCTTTAGGCAGCAAAAATACGGATTTGGATTTTGATAACGAAGACAATGCGCGTTATGTGCCGAAAAGCGCAGTGATTGATCCTTCATTTAATTGGGAGGGTGATCATCCTTTAGGCCATCCTTTACACAGTTCTATTATTTATGAAGTACATGTGCAGGGTTTTACGAAATTGTGTCCTCACATTCCCGAGGAAATTCGAGGCACTTATTCAGGCATGAGTCATCCTTTCATCATCGATTATCTTAAAAAATTGGGAGTAACAACTGTGGAATTACTACCCGTCCATGAACATGTGGATGATTGGCATTTGTTAAATAAAAATCTATCGAATTATTGGGGCTATAATACGATCGGATTTTTTTCGCCGGAAGCTTCTTATGCATGTCGATCGGATCGCGCGCAACAGGTCAATGAATTTAAACAAATGATTAAAACTCTGCATCAAGCCGGCATCGAGGTAATTTTGGATGTGGTCTATAATCACACCGCTGAGGGCAATCACTTAGGACCAACACTCTGTTTTAAGGGAATTGATAATCCTGCTTATTACCGCCTAGTGGAAAATGATTTGAGACATTATTTCGACTACACGGGCGCGGGTAACACTTTTAATGTCATGCATCCACGCGTTCTGCAATTAATCATGGATAGTTTGCGTTACTGGGTTTTGGAAATGCACGTTGACGGATTTCGTTTTGATCTGGCTTCAACTTTGGCTCGGGAATTGCATGCTGTGAATAAATTGTCTGCCTTTTTTGATATCATCCATCAAGACCCTGTGCTTTCTATCGTGAAATTGATTGCAGAACCCTGGGATATTGGCGAAGGCGGTTATCAGATCGGCAACTTTCCCGTTTTATGGGCGGAATGGAATGGAAAATATCGCGACTGCGTTCGTAAATATTGGAAGGGCGATGATCATTCAATGGGTGAATTTGCTTATCGTATCACAGGCAGTTCTGATCTTTATCAAACCACAGGCAAACGCCCTTATGCCAGTATCAATTTTGTCACCGCTCACGATGGATTTACGCTTAATGATCTAGTCAGTTACAATGGTAAGCACAATGAAGCCAATTTGGAAAATAATCAAGATGGCGAAAATAATAATAATTCATGGAATTGCGGAGCTGAAGGACCAACTCAAGATGAGGTAGTTTTAAAATTACGCCGTAAGCAACGACGAAATTTTTTAATGACACTTTTTTTGTCGCAGGGCGTTCCCATGCTCTGTAGTGGGGATGAGTTGGCCCGCACGCAACAGGGCAATAATAATTCTTATTGTCAGGATAATGAGTTAAATTGGTTCAATTGGGATTGGTCCGAGGAATCAAAAACGTTACTCGAAATGACTCAGCGCTTGATTCAATTTCGTCGAGATCACCCTGTTTTCCGTCGACCAAAATTTTTCCAAGGTCGCCCTATCCGTGGCACTCAAATCAAAGACATTATGTGGTTTAACGTCGATGGCACCGAAATGACCGAAGAACAATGGCAGGTGGGTTATGCCAAATGTTTTGGATTGTTATTGAGCGGTTCGACTATGGACGTCCGAAATAGCGATGGTGATCCTATTCAAGATGGCACTTTTTTGCTGCTATTTAATTCGCACCATGAATCCATTCCTTTTCAATTACCCGGAGAATCTGTCCATCGATGGAACTTGCTTATTAATACAGAAGAAGAAAAAGCATTTTTAGATCATCCCACTTTGCATCCACCTAATCAACCCATCCAACTGGAAGCTCGCTCTTTAATGGTTTTGCAATTACAAGATCCCCACAAAAAGCCTACAATCGAGGAAACAAAAAAAAATGTTTAG
- a CDS encoding cyclic nucleotide-binding domain-containing protein has translation MKFKFESIPIFAGLNEKSLAFLEQMAKCKKFKKGEFLIRQDTEGNTFFLLASGHVEIVILRKGRKKTVLSVLGPNSCFGEMALIECMKRSASVRALTSGKVYILSNADLYHLYQQFPAQYAIVILNIARDLCRRIRELNNTFASITR, from the coding sequence ATGAAATTTAAATTTGAAAGCATTCCTATTTTTGCCGGTTTGAACGAAAAGTCGCTCGCATTTTTAGAACAAATGGCAAAATGCAAAAAATTTAAAAAGGGAGAATTTTTGATTCGTCAAGATACCGAAGGAAACACTTTCTTTCTTTTAGCTTCAGGTCATGTGGAAATAGTGATTTTGCGCAAGGGACGCAAGAAAACAGTTTTATCCGTGCTGGGTCCTAATAGTTGTTTTGGGGAAATGGCCCTCATCGAATGCATGAAACGTTCCGCTTCAGTGCGCGCTTTGACTTCAGGCAAAGTTTATATTTTAAGCAATGCGGATTTGTATCATCTCTATCAGCAATTCCCCGCACAATATGCCATTGTGATTCTTAATATCGCACGCGATTTATGTCGAAGAATTCGTGAGTTAAACAATACTTTTGCTTCTATAACACGGTAG
- the thiC gene encoding phosphomethylpyrimidine synthase ThiC encodes MIASKNSFEPQSQDKLPNSKKIYLKGKLYPEIQVPMREIQLAPTKTLGDKIEVNEPIRVYDTSGSWGDEQFQGNVEKGLPALREKWIRARNDVEEHKGRKVQPNDNGYLTEKHAEYASQAERNRLLEFPGLKRKPLRAKSVKVVTQLHYARQGIVTPEMEFIAIRENQGLENFKSQISNLKLSNDLFHQHSGSEPISKFKSKISNLKFITPEFVRDEVAAGRAIIPANINHPESEPMIIGRNFLVKINANIGNSAVASSIEEEVEKMRWATKWGADTVMDLSTGKNIHATREWILRNSPVPIGTVPIYQALEKVGGKAEELTWELFRDTLIEQAEQGVDYFTIHAGVLLRFIPMTAKRMTGIVSRGGSIMAKWCLAHHKENFLYTHWDDICDIMVAYDVSFSIGDGLRPGSIADANDEAQFGELKTQGELTERAWAKGVQVMNEGPGHVPMHMIEENMAKQLEWCHEAPFYTLGPLTTDIAPGYDHITSGIGAAMIGWYGCAMLCYVTPKEHLGLPNKKDVKDGVIAYKIAAHAADLAKGHPGAQYRDNALSKARFEFRWEDQFNLSLDPVTAREFHDETLPQEGAKTAHFCSMCGPHFCSMKITEDVRKYAAEQGVSEQEALQKGMEEKSKEFVKKGSEVYAKA; translated from the coding sequence ATGATAGCATCGAAAAATTCTTTTGAACCGCAAAGCCAAGATAAACTGCCCAATTCTAAAAAAATTTATTTAAAAGGAAAACTTTATCCTGAAATCCAAGTGCCCATGCGCGAAATTCAACTCGCGCCGACCAAAACATTGGGTGATAAAATTGAAGTAAATGAACCGATTCGTGTTTACGATACGAGCGGTTCTTGGGGAGATGAACAATTTCAAGGCAACGTGGAAAAAGGTTTACCGGCCTTACGCGAAAAATGGATTCGCGCACGCAACGATGTCGAAGAACACAAAGGTCGAAAAGTGCAGCCTAACGATAATGGTTACTTAACCGAAAAACATGCCGAATATGCCAGTCAAGCTGAACGCAATCGTTTACTCGAATTTCCAGGTCTCAAACGTAAACCTCTTCGCGCCAAATCGGTTAAGGTGGTGACTCAGCTCCATTACGCACGACAAGGAATCGTCACGCCCGAAATGGAATTTATCGCTATTCGCGAAAATCAAGGGCTAGAAAATTTTAAGTCTCAAATTTCCAATCTCAAATTATCTAATGATCTTTTTCATCAACATTCCGGTTCTGAACCAATTTCAAAATTCAAATCTAAGATTTCAAACTTAAAATTTATCACCCCCGAATTTGTTCGTGATGAAGTTGCGGCAGGCCGCGCCATTATTCCTGCCAACATTAACCATCCTGAAAGTGAACCAATGATTATTGGTCGCAACTTTCTCGTGAAAATTAATGCTAACATTGGCAATAGCGCCGTCGCATCGAGCATCGAAGAAGAAGTTGAAAAAATGCGATGGGCAACCAAATGGGGAGCTGACACCGTGATGGACCTTTCCACTGGGAAAAATATTCATGCTACAAGAGAATGGATTTTAAGAAACTCACCCGTTCCAATTGGAACGGTGCCCATCTATCAAGCCTTAGAAAAAGTAGGTGGAAAAGCGGAAGAACTGACTTGGGAACTTTTCCGAGACACACTCATTGAACAAGCTGAGCAAGGAGTTGACTATTTTACCATTCATGCGGGAGTTTTATTGCGTTTTATTCCAATGACGGCGAAACGCATGACCGGCATTGTTTCACGCGGTGGTAGCATTATGGCGAAATGGTGTCTCGCGCATCATAAAGAAAATTTTCTCTACACTCATTGGGACGACATTTGTGATATTATGGTGGCTTACGATGTTTCATTTTCGATTGGCGATGGTTTGCGTCCCGGCTCGATTGCGGATGCGAATGACGAAGCGCAATTTGGTGAATTGAAAACCCAAGGGGAACTCACTGAACGCGCTTGGGCCAAAGGCGTGCAAGTGATGAACGAAGGTCCAGGTCACGTGCCGATGCATATGATCGAAGAAAACATGGCCAAACAACTCGAATGGTGTCACGAAGCGCCTTTTTATACGCTTGGACCTCTGACTACAGACATTGCTCCAGGTTACGATCACATCACGAGCGGCATCGGTGCAGCAATGATAGGTTGGTATGGCTGCGCGATGCTCTGTTATGTAACGCCAAAAGAACATCTCGGTTTGCCCAATAAAAAAGATGTAAAGGATGGAGTGATCGCTTACAAAATCGCTGCGCATGCCGCCGATTTGGCAAAAGGTCATCCGGGCGCCCAATATCGCGACAACGCATTAAGCAAAGCGCGCTTCGAGTTCCGTTGGGAAGATCAATTTAATCTATCACTCGACCCCGTCACCGCTCGCGAATTTCATGACGAAACTTTACCTCAAGAAGGCGCGAAAACCGCTCACTTCTGTTCCATGTGTGGTCCGCATTTTTGCTCCATGAAAATTACCGAAGACGTTCGTAAATATGCCGCGGAACAAGGTGTTTCTGAACAAGAAGCTCTGCAAAAAGGAATGGAAGAAAAGTCGAAGGAGTTCGTTAAGAAGGGTTCAGAGGTTTACGCGAAGGCCTAG
- the cysA gene encoding sulfate ABC transporter ATP-binding protein — MSVEINHISKQFGSNPVLRSISLKIETGELVALLGPSGSGKTTLLRIIAGLEFADEGQISFRDQDVSSQSAYQRKAGFVFQHYALFNHMTVFQNIAFGLKVRKRSERPSRAEIKKRVEALLQRVQLEDYANRYPAQLSGGQCQRVALARALAIEPQVLLLDEPFGALDAKVRKELRRWLRQFHEETHLTTLFVTHDQEEAFEVADRVVILSDGVIQQQGSPDEVIQNPANQFVNEFLDTE; from the coding sequence ATGAGTGTCGAAATAAATCACATATCCAAACAATTCGGGAGCAATCCTGTGTTAAGATCTATTTCTCTGAAAATTGAAACCGGAGAATTAGTCGCTTTATTAGGGCCGAGTGGCTCGGGGAAAACGACTTTATTGCGCATTATTGCCGGATTGGAATTTGCTGATGAAGGACAAATTTCTTTTCGCGATCAGGATGTCAGTTCACAAAGTGCCTACCAGCGTAAAGCTGGTTTTGTATTTCAACATTATGCTTTATTCAATCACATGACCGTATTTCAAAATATTGCGTTTGGATTAAAAGTCAGAAAACGTTCGGAACGTCCCTCTCGAGCAGAAATTAAAAAACGCGTAGAAGCGTTACTGCAACGTGTTCAATTAGAAGATTACGCCAATCGTTACCCGGCTCAACTATCTGGAGGACAATGCCAGCGCGTGGCGTTAGCCCGAGCTTTAGCCATCGAGCCACAAGTGCTTTTGCTCGATGAACCCTTTGGTGCTCTGGATGCAAAAGTGCGTAAAGAACTGCGTCGTTGGCTTCGGCAATTTCATGAAGAAACTCATTTGACTACTCTTTTTGTGACTCACGATCAAGAAGAGGCATTTGAAGTGGCCGATCGGGTTGTCATTTTAAGTGATGGTGTTATTCAACAGCAAGGCTCTCCAGATGAAGTGATCCAGAATCCTGCAAATCAATTTGTGAATGAATTCTTGGATACTGAATAA
- the treY gene encoding malto-oligosyltrehalose synthase, giving the protein MKTSVFNRIPGATYRLQLNHAFTFKQAQAIIPYLKSLGITDIYCSPIFKARPGSNHGYDVCDHNELNPEIGTPADFESFSKELQKNKMGIIIDIVPNHMGITQPENKWWMDVLEQGQASQYAHYFDIDWFPIKTRLKGKVLLPILGNQYGIVLEQGHLQLFANRKGLFIQYYDMMLPINPKSYRLILEPMTDLLEKTNLSAFKILPHLIKISQALNESTSLDVKTLEKNRALHATLKEKWRLLYTENQAFKNALKTVLKKINGNPDKPSSFNALDGILEKQYYRLSYWKVAGEEINYRRFFDVNELAAISVQEREVFNQIHKLVAKMITKGQVTGLRVDHVDGLWNPEDYLERVQQLWRQKTAAFAKRTAPHIYLLVEKILCGNEVLSTSWPVAGTTGYEYANRITGVLIARSTQASFDQLYEKWSETSDPYPEIAYQCKINVMHSSLASETNTLGSYLQKIVQKKRRTRDFTLNDLIDVIRETIACFEVYRTYIIPGSPILQQDEMIIRRALAQAKNRNRGLDLELSAFELLEKLLLGQGEFSHANPDHANFVRKFQQVTGPIMAKAIEDTAFYVYNRLVAFNEVGSEPNKFGCALSEFHRFNREKQYSHPHNLVATSTHDTKRSEDVRAQLAALSEFPKEWRTKVLRWNIINRKFKKIIGEKFAPSLNEEYLLYQTLIATLPLNLSDRLTWNSWTKRIQTYLAKALKEAKVNTSWVNPNTEWDAATKTYVKAILDRDHNPRFLKSLLKFTHEIRVHGYLKAITQTLLKLTLPGVPDFYQGTEIWNNSLVDPDNRRPVNFLTRQNMLKSSRTQSWSKLLNQWKSGHVKIALIDRLLTLRNRYPALFAFGSYEALQIKGHGKESVIAYCRRWESLTLIVICLRLSRNHCDIKWNTDWHELTLPIPKPWLNQSWHSVLSKNPLSFTTPTLSLAQHLRKKPFDVWLNTEKMPTSSLS; this is encoded by the coding sequence ATGAAAACCAGCGTCTTTAATCGCATTCCCGGAGCTACATACCGATTACAACTGAATCACGCTTTCACCTTTAAACAAGCCCAAGCCATTATTCCTTATCTGAAATCTTTGGGAATCACTGATATTTATTGCTCCCCGATTTTCAAAGCCCGCCCCGGAAGCAATCATGGCTACGACGTTTGCGATCATAATGAGCTTAATCCGGAAATTGGAACGCCAGCTGACTTCGAGTCTTTTTCCAAAGAACTACAAAAAAATAAAATGGGCATCATCATCGACATTGTGCCCAATCACATGGGCATTACCCAACCTGAAAACAAATGGTGGATGGATGTTCTGGAGCAGGGTCAGGCCTCTCAATACGCCCATTATTTCGACATCGACTGGTTTCCTATTAAAACCCGTCTTAAAGGAAAAGTTTTATTGCCCATTTTAGGCAATCAATACGGCATTGTTTTAGAACAAGGCCATCTTCAACTTTTTGCCAATCGAAAAGGATTATTCATTCAATATTACGATATGATGCTTCCTATCAATCCAAAAAGTTACCGTCTAATTTTAGAACCCATGACAGACCTGTTGGAAAAAACAAATTTATCAGCATTCAAAATTCTTCCGCACCTTATCAAAATTTCCCAAGCATTAAACGAGTCTACTTCGCTCGACGTAAAAACGCTGGAAAAAAACCGCGCCCTCCACGCAACATTAAAAGAAAAATGGCGCTTGCTTTACACTGAAAATCAAGCTTTCAAAAACGCTTTAAAAACCGTCCTCAAAAAAATTAATGGAAATCCTGACAAACCCAGCTCGTTCAATGCGCTAGATGGCATCTTAGAAAAACAATATTATCGTTTGAGCTATTGGAAAGTTGCCGGCGAAGAAATTAATTATCGTCGCTTTTTTGACGTGAATGAGCTAGCAGCCATCTCAGTTCAAGAAAGAGAAGTTTTTAACCAAATTCATAAGCTGGTTGCAAAAATGATTACTAAAGGCCAAGTCACCGGCCTACGTGTCGACCATGTCGACGGCCTCTGGAATCCGGAAGATTATTTGGAACGTGTGCAACAATTATGGCGTCAGAAAACCGCTGCTTTTGCTAAACGAACTGCGCCCCACATTTATCTGCTCGTAGAAAAAATTCTTTGCGGCAACGAAGTTTTATCTACGTCATGGCCTGTGGCCGGAACTACTGGCTACGAGTATGCCAATCGCATAACGGGAGTGCTTATCGCGCGTTCCACCCAAGCCAGTTTCGACCAACTCTATGAAAAATGGAGTGAAACTTCTGACCCTTATCCTGAAATCGCTTACCAATGCAAAATTAACGTCATGCACTCCAGCCTGGCTAGTGAAACTAATACTCTAGGCTCTTACTTGCAAAAAATTGTTCAAAAAAAACGTCGCACTCGCGATTTTACCTTAAACGATTTAATCGACGTCATCCGCGAAACCATCGCTTGCTTTGAAGTTTATCGCACTTACATCATTCCGGGTAGCCCCATTTTACAACAAGACGAAATGATCATTCGACGAGCTCTGGCTCAGGCTAAAAACAGAAATCGCGGACTCGATCTCGAACTCAGCGCCTTTGAACTTTTAGAAAAATTACTGCTTGGCCAAGGCGAATTTTCTCATGCCAACCCCGATCATGCCAACTTTGTCAGGAAATTTCAACAAGTCACCGGCCCCATCATGGCAAAAGCCATCGAAGACACTGCCTTTTACGTTTACAATCGTCTCGTCGCCTTTAATGAAGTCGGTTCAGAACCCAATAAATTCGGCTGTGCTCTATCAGAATTTCATCGTTTTAATCGCGAAAAACAATATTCTCATCCTCATAACTTAGTCGCCACTTCTACTCATGACACAAAACGAAGTGAGGATGTTCGCGCTCAACTCGCCGCCCTCAGCGAATTTCCTAAAGAATGGCGAACCAAAGTGCTTCGTTGGAATATCATAAATCGGAAATTTAAAAAAATTATCGGCGAAAAATTCGCTCCCTCTCTAAATGAAGAATATCTTCTTTACCAAACTTTAATTGCTACGCTCCCTCTCAATTTATCAGATCGTTTAACATGGAACAGTTGGACAAAACGCATCCAAACTTACCTCGCAAAAGCCCTTAAAGAAGCCAAAGTCAACACCAGTTGGGTGAATCCGAATACCGAATGGGATGCTGCAACAAAAACCTATGTTAAAGCCATTTTAGATCGAGATCACAATCCCCGTTTTTTAAAAAGCTTGCTTAAGTTTACTCACGAAATTCGCGTGCATGGTTATCTCAAAGCCATCACTCAAACTTTGTTAAAACTAACACTTCCTGGCGTTCCCGATTTTTATCAAGGCACTGAAATTTGGAACAATAGCCTAGTCGATCCCGATAACCGACGACCGGTTAACTTTCTCACGCGTCAAAATATGTTAAAATCGTCACGAACTCAATCCTGGTCAAAACTTTTAAACCAATGGAAAAGCGGTCACGTAAAAATCGCTCTCATCGATCGCCTCTTGACCTTGCGTAATCGTTATCCTGCCTTATTTGCTTTCGGCTCCTACGAAGCTCTTCAAATCAAAGGCCATGGAAAAGAATCCGTTATCGCTTACTGTCGACGTTGGGAGTCATTAACCTTAATTGTCATTTGCCTAAGACTTTCGAGAAATCATTGCGATATCAAATGGAATACCGACTGGCACGAACTCACTCTGCCAATTCCCAAACCCTGGCTCAACCAATCTTGGCACAGCGTTTTAAGCAAAAACCCACTTTCCTTTACCACGCCCACCCTATCTTTAGCGCAGCACTTAAGAAAAAAACCATTTGATGTGTGGCTCAACACTGAAAAAATGCCCACCTCGTCCCTCTCTTAA